One genomic segment of Gottschalkia acidurici 9a includes these proteins:
- the recQ gene encoding DNA helicase RecQ: MQIKEALKIHFGYDEFRTGQEEIIRGILSGRDALGIMPTGGGKSLCYQLPAILLENMTIVISPLISLMKDQVDSLNEVGIPATFINSTLDNNDLVNRIEEIKNNKYKIIYVAPERLGSSIFLNLMNSIEVSLVAIDEAHCISQWGHDFRPSYVEIPRFINSLNKKPLVAAFTATATKEVVKEIKQIINLSNPIEIITGFDRPNLIYSVVKPSNKFNYLIDYLENIPRESSGIIYCSTRKTVESLTKKLNEKKFSAIGYHGGMSSEDRQYNQDDFILDKTKIIIATNAFGMGINKPDVRYVIHYNMPKNMESYYQEAGRAGRDGEQSECILMYSPSDIVNQKFIIQSETLSPEREKLMYENLQYLVDFCHTNECLRNDILKYFGEELKEDNCGSCGNCLDEGEMIDITIESQKILSCIYRADQRYGAGTIIQTLRGSKNKNILTYGLDRISTYGIMKEYSEGSIREIIMTLVSKGYLGITTDRFPILKLTQKSMDILKGKEKIYHKRELVHRRRIDNKNGENSKIKNTIEEYDEELFALLRDIRFEISKEKELPPFVIFHDITLKQMSSYYPQNKDELLKIKGVGIKKYENYGKNFINAIKDYCQDKNIDIEKVRENINRESNQTNDNYKIDDGSIEIESTYELTYNKYIEGKSLDKIAEERNLTEETVLKHLMKLEEDGKDIDWSSFVSDTEKEKMILEAIKKVGREKLKPIKESLPDDISYLDIKLILIKSKF; encoded by the coding sequence ATGCAGATAAAAGAAGCATTGAAAATACACTTTGGTTACGACGAATTTAGGACAGGTCAGGAAGAAATAATAAGGGGGATACTTAGTGGAAGAGACGCATTAGGAATTATGCCTACAGGTGGGGGAAAATCACTATGTTATCAATTACCAGCTATACTATTAGAAAATATGACTATAGTTATATCACCGCTAATATCATTAATGAAAGACCAAGTAGACTCTCTGAATGAGGTAGGAATTCCAGCTACATTTATAAATAGTACTTTAGATAATAATGATCTAGTAAATAGAATAGAAGAAATAAAAAATAACAAATACAAAATTATATATGTAGCACCAGAAAGATTAGGTAGTAGTATATTCTTAAATTTAATGAACAGTATAGAAGTATCACTAGTTGCGATAGATGAAGCTCATTGTATAAGTCAGTGGGGTCACGATTTTAGACCGAGTTACGTAGAAATACCTAGATTTATAAATTCACTAAATAAGAAACCATTAGTGGCTGCTTTTACTGCTACTGCTACAAAAGAAGTAGTAAAAGAAATAAAACAAATAATAAATTTATCCAATCCTATAGAAATAATAACTGGATTTGATAGACCAAATCTGATATACAGTGTAGTAAAACCTAGTAATAAGTTTAATTATTTGATAGACTACTTAGAAAATATACCTAGGGAATCATCAGGAATAATATATTGCTCTACAAGAAAAACTGTAGAGTCCCTAACTAAAAAGCTAAACGAGAAAAAGTTTTCAGCTATAGGATATCATGGAGGAATGAGTTCAGAAGATAGACAATATAATCAAGATGATTTTATCTTAGATAAAACAAAAATTATCATAGCAACTAATGCTTTTGGAATGGGAATAAACAAGCCAGATGTAAGATATGTGATTCACTATAATATGCCTAAAAATATGGAAAGTTACTATCAAGAGGCAGGAAGAGCTGGACGTGATGGAGAGCAGAGTGAATGTATACTTATGTATTCACCATCAGATATAGTAAATCAGAAATTTATTATACAGAGTGAGACGTTATCACCTGAACGAGAAAAATTAATGTATGAAAATCTTCAGTATTTAGTGGATTTTTGCCATACAAATGAATGTTTAAGAAATGATATACTTAAATATTTTGGAGAAGAGTTAAAGGAAGATAATTGTGGAAGTTGCGGTAACTGTTTAGATGAAGGTGAAATGATAGATATAACTATTGAATCCCAAAAAATACTATCGTGCATATATAGAGCGGATCAAAGATACGGTGCAGGTACTATTATACAAACTTTAAGAGGTTCAAAAAATAAGAACATATTAACTTATGGACTTGATAGAATATCAACTTACGGAATTATGAAGGAATATAGTGAAGGAAGTATAAGAGAAATAATAATGACACTTGTATCTAAAGGATATTTGGGTATAACTACTGATAGATTTCCTATTTTAAAGTTAACACAAAAATCTATGGATATTTTAAAAGGAAAAGAAAAGATATATCATAAAAGAGAATTAGTTCATAGAAGAAGAATTGATAACAAGAATGGTGAAAATAGTAAAATAAAAAATACTATTGAAGAATACGATGAGGAATTATTTGCTCTTTTAAGAGATATAAGATTTGAAATCTCTAAAGAAAAAGAATTACCACCTTTTGTAATATTTCATGATATAACTTTAAAACAAATGTCTTCATATTATCCACAAAATAAAGATGAACTCCTTAAAATAAAAGGAGTAGGGATTAAGAAATACGAAAACTATGGAAAAAACTTTATAAATGCTATTAAAGACTATTGTCAGGATAAAAATATAGATATAGAAAAAGTAAGAGAAAATATTAATAGAGAAAGTAATCAAACTAATGATAATTATAAAATTGATGATGGTTCAATTGAAATAGAATCTACTTATGAATTAACATATAATAAATATATAGAAGGAAAATCATTAGATAAGATAGCCGAAGAAAGAAATTTAACTGAAGAAACAGTTTTAAAACATCTTATGAAACTTGAAGAGGATGGAAAAGATATAGACTGGTCTAGTTTTGTTAGTGACACAGAAAAAGAAAAAATGATACTAGAAGCAATAAAAAAAGTAGGTAGGGAAAAGTTAAAGCCTATAAAAGAAAGTCTTCCAGATGATATTAGTTATTTGGATATAAAATTAATTTTAATTAAAAGTAAATTTTAG
- a CDS encoding TIGR04282 family arsenosugar biosynthesis glycosyltransferase, with protein sequence MSTAIAVFAKTPGLSQVKTRLAKDIGKDTAEIFYEMSVKATEEVLLELKMKSQSSVELYWALAEENGLNHPMWNKFKTIWTGEGDLGKRLFNISDKLLKKHNKVILIGTDSPQIEYELILKTIDKLNENPKNCVVGPAYDGGFYLFGCSYLITENIWTSVSYSREDTLEQLLQKLKNENIYYDFLNKMSDVDKIDDFEALYQYLLLTKGRHLPERAKLFEWLELSKYKSN encoded by the coding sequence ATGAGTACTGCAATAGCCGTATTTGCAAAAACACCTGGACTTTCACAAGTAAAAACGAGACTTGCTAAAGATATAGGAAAAGATACGGCAGAAATATTTTATGAAATGAGTGTCAAAGCCACTGAAGAAGTATTATTGGAACTAAAAATGAAATCACAAAGCTCTGTAGAGCTCTATTGGGCATTAGCAGAAGAGAATGGACTAAATCATCCAATGTGGAATAAATTTAAGACTATATGGACAGGAGAAGGAGATTTAGGGAAACGATTATTTAATATATCAGATAAACTTTTAAAGAAACATAATAAAGTTATATTAATTGGTACAGATAGCCCTCAAATTGAATATGAACTGATATTAAAAACTATAGATAAATTAAATGAAAATCCAAAAAATTGTGTTGTTGGACCTGCATATGATGGAGGATTTTATCTTTTTGGATGCTCTTATTTAATCACCGAAAACATATGGACAAGTGTTTCTTATAGCAGAGAAGATACTCTTGAACAGTTGCTACAAAAGTTGAAAAACGAAAATATATACTATGATTTTTTAAATAAAATGAGTGACGTAGATAAAATAGATGACTTTGAAGCCCTATACCAATATCTATTATTAACAAAAGGAAGGCATCTACCAGAAAGAGCTAAATTATTTGAATGGTTAGAATTAAGTAAATATAAATCAAACTAG
- a CDS encoding TIGR04283 family arsenosugar biosynthesis glycosyltransferase, which yields MRLSIVMPVGFKEGQLKYLMEDLKELPKDIEILLVTSSFENLDDISVDSKLTVRKILSPSGRGKSMNVGAKESKGEFLWFLHADSRLDKDTVPSLIRAMYENPEDLLYFNLAFYDAPKAIKLNELGVYFRSHFLKTPFGDQGFCIRRDIFEQLGGYVIDAPYGEDHLFVKHAIRNKVKLTVIKAKLYTSGRKYKKNGWLKTTLTHLYLWQIQAYKDFKKHNRSDKT from the coding sequence ATGAGATTATCTATAGTAATGCCAGTAGGATTTAAAGAGGGACAATTAAAATATCTTATGGAAGATTTAAAAGAATTACCAAAAGATATAGAGATTTTACTAGTTACTTCGAGCTTTGAAAATTTGGATGATATTAGTGTAGATAGTAAGTTAACGGTTAGAAAAATATTGTCTCCATCTGGAAGGGGAAAGAGTATGAATGTAGGAGCTAAGGAGTCTAAGGGAGAATTTCTATGGTTCCTCCATGCAGATTCAAGGCTAGATAAAGATACAGTACCATCGTTAATTCGAGCTATGTATGAAAATCCAGAAGATCTTTTATATTTTAACTTAGCATTTTATGATGCACCTAAGGCAATAAAACTAAATGAACTGGGAGTTTATTTTAGATCACACTTTTTGAAAACACCTTTTGGAGATCAAGGATTCTGTATAAGAAGAGATATTTTTGAACAATTAGGTGGATATGTAATTGATGCCCCTTATGGAGAAGATCATTTATTTGTCAAACATGCTATCAGAAATAAAGTTAAGTTAACAGTAATAAAAGCAAAACTTTATACTAGTGGTAGGAAATATAAAAAAAATGGTTGGCTTAAAACTACTCTTACACATCTATATCTGTGGCAAATTCAAGCATATAAAGACTTTAAAAAGCATAATAGGAGTGATAAAACATGA
- the arsS gene encoding arsenosugar biosynthesis radical SAM (seleno)protein ArsS (Some members of this family are selenoproteins.) — MIEGLFKDTVKFEDTLKENKLDLKRKEIGTLQINVGKKCNQVCVHCHVNGGPDREEVMDRKTIDRILELIKKNKSIDTVDITGGAPELNPKFKYLISELSFLNKTILNRCNLTILLESGQEDTAEFLANNKVQIMASLPCYLEGNVDYQRGDDVFKKSISALKKLNSLGYGKKDTDLILNLVFNPKGGTLPPPQKALEKDYKKHLKENYDIDFNQLLTITNMPISRFQENLKREGKYEEYCNLLLENFNPDTALNVMCRDLLSISWDGKIYDCDFNQALEITLKNKSISIWDISDFSDVEKEISFANHCFGCTAGSGSSCTGALV, encoded by the coding sequence ATGATTGAAGGATTATTTAAAGATACAGTTAAATTTGAAGACACACTTAAAGAAAATAAGCTTGATTTAAAAAGAAAAGAAATAGGAACTCTACAGATAAATGTTGGGAAAAAATGCAATCAAGTTTGTGTTCATTGCCATGTAAACGGAGGACCAGATAGAGAAGAGGTTATGGATAGAAAAACTATTGATAGGATACTAGAATTAATAAAAAAGAATAAAAGCATAGATACAGTAGATATAACTGGAGGAGCACCTGAATTAAATCCTAAATTTAAATATCTTATAAGTGAGCTTTCTTTTTTAAATAAAACAATTTTAAATCGTTGTAACTTAACTATACTGCTTGAAAGTGGACAAGAAGATACAGCAGAGTTTTTAGCAAATAATAAAGTACAAATTATGGCATCACTTCCTTGTTACTTAGAAGGGAACGTAGACTATCAACGTGGAGATGATGTTTTTAAAAAGAGCATATCTGCACTTAAAAAGTTAAATAGTTTAGGATATGGTAAAAAAGATACAGACCTTATTCTAAACTTAGTATTTAATCCTAAAGGGGGGACACTTCCACCACCACAGAAGGCACTAGAAAAAGATTATAAAAAGCATTTAAAAGAAAATTATGATATAGACTTCAATCAACTGCTTACGATTACCAACATGCCAATAAGTCGTTTTCAAGAAAATCTAAAAAGAGAAGGTAAATATGAAGAGTACTGTAATCTGTTACTAGAAAACTTTAATCCTGATACTGCTTTAAATGTTATGTGTAGAGATCTTTTATCAATATCTTGGGACGGAAAGATTTATGACTGTGACTTTAATCAAGCATTAGAAATTACTTTAAAAAATAAATCTATATCGATATGGGATATATCTGATTTTAGTGATGTGGAAAAAGAAATATCTTTTGCAAATCACTGCTTTGGATGTACAGCAGGAAGTGGAAGTTCTTGCACAGGAGCACTAGTTTAA